A part of Acipenser ruthenus chromosome 12, fAciRut3.2 maternal haplotype, whole genome shotgun sequence genomic DNA contains:
- the LOC117416608 gene encoding protein-associating with the carboxyl-terminal domain of ezrin-like isoform X5: MESCEHLKTLRHPCLLRFLSCTVVADGIHLVTERVQPLELVIEILSAEEICAGIYDILQALIFLHDRGKSSHNNVCISSVFVSEDGHWKLGGMETVCKFSEASPEFLSNIRTVREQNAIPPEEKAEGFTTLPDKNGHARDAYSFGGMVENFLPMLSDYVSEELATGFQCTLRSNFLNPDPLARLPLCSLLSHEFFRNEFLEIMNFLKSLTIKTEEEKNEFFKFLLDRVQTLPEELISTRLAHKLLNPLVFAEPIAVKCFLPHLLMPKKDPVGSSQDCLLSVSLYRKHVIPQLLKLFKVHEEHVRIALLSHIELYAEFFSHDDLKNQILPQVLLGMRDTNDCLVAITLQSLAVLVPLLGAEVVVGGGRTKVFKRTTPNFTKSTDVTPESSPVHIINSFKTLVSQPSKNTMKLHSKPSETKELVLENMASLEQTEQSTHFHVPAEADSKPDMKFSLNGYTDKSAVAIVGEEGVQKIARTVEEWPDWSDAEETEKENIVEIHICSEENQIRGSKTMGGEAEPWDDFEPCSEVWESTDNLSTFTSTLDATSEISQSSEPTRQSNTLKLSSAQKTRSENTLGSGTNGWNQNQVSPLEAQQLPMKPHPVKKTSGAGLGEEFTIDIKKKPEKDPELDFFADMIPDIKLSSAALLVIPERTAPAEIDTSLNVLASKFAADLTEADVAGWGNDDDLNWEDENNW; the protein is encoded by the exons ATGGAATCCTGTGAG CATCTGAAAACCCTGCGCCACCCCTGCCTGCTGCGCTTCTTGTCCTGTACAGTTGTAGCTGATGGGATTCACTTGGTGACGGAGCGTGTTCAGCCCTTGGAGCTGGTAATTGAAATCCTCTCTGCAGAAGAAATCTGTGCCGGGATCTACGACATATTACAAGCGCTAATCTTCCTTCATGACCGA ggtAAATCAAGTCACAATAATGTGTGCATCTCATCAGTCTTTGTGAGTGAAGATGGCCACTGGAAGCTTGGAGGAATGGAGACAGTTTGCAAATTCTCAGAAGCTTCACCTGAG TTCCTAAGTAACATTCGGACTGTGAGAGAACAAAATGCCATTCCACCTGAGGAAAAG GCTGAAGGCTTTACGACTCTGCCTGACAAAAATGGACATGCTCGAGATGCCTATTCTTTTGGAGGAATGGTGGAAAACTTTCTACCAATGCTGAGTGATTATG TTTCTGAAGAGCTGGCAACAGGCTTCCAGTGCACCCTTCGGAGTAACTTTCTGAACCCTGATCCTTTAGCTCGGTTACCCCTTTGCAGCCTGTTGTCCCATGAATTTTTCAG GAATGAGTTCTTGGAAATCATGAACTTCCTGAAGAGCTTGACTATAAaaactgaagaggaaaagaaTGAATTTTTCAA ATTTCTCCTGGACAGAGTTCAGACACTGCCTGAGGAGCTGATTTCTACTCGACTTGCCCATAAGCTGTTGAATCCGTTGGTATTTGCAGAGCCTATAGCAGTTAAATGTTTCCTTCCCCATCTTCTCATGCCAAAGAAAG atcCAGTTGGTAGCAGCCAGGATTGCCTCCTGTCGGTGTCTCTTTACCGTAAACATGTAATCCCCCAGCTGCTGAAACTCTTTAAAGTTCATGAGGAGCATGTTAGGATTGCGTTGCTGTCCCACATTGAATTATATGCTGAATTTTTTTCACATGATGATCTTAAGAACCAGATACTACCACAG GTGTTACTTGGAATGAGAGACACTAATGATTGCCTAGTAGCTATTACCCTCCAGAGCTTGGCAGTGCTAGTACCCTTGCTTGGAGCTGAGGTAGTAGTCGGTGGAGGAAGAACAAAGGTCTTCAAACGTACAACACCCAACTTCACCAAGTCAACAGATGTCACACCTGAAA gctCTCCAGTTCACATTATTAATAGCTTCAAAACACTGGTGTCCCAGCCATCAAAAAACACCATGAAGCTGCATTCAAAACCGTCTGAAACAAAAGAGCTAGTCCTGGAAAACATGGCTTCCCTGGAGCAAACAGAGCAGTCTACACATTTTCATGTGCCAGCTGAAGCTG ATAGTAAACCTGACATGAAGTTTTCATTAAACGGTTATACTGACAAAAGTGCTGTTGCCATTGTTGGAGAGGAGGGTGTGCAAAAGATTGCTAGGACTGTGGAAGAATGGCCAGATTGGAGTGATGCTGAAGAGACAGAAAAAGAGAACATTGTAGAAATACATATTTGTTCTGAAGAAAACCAGATAAGAGGTAGCAAAACCATGGGTGGAGAAGCTGAACCTTGGGATGACTTTGAGCCTTGTAGCGAGGTTTGGGAGAGTACAGACAATCTTTCTACTTTTACGTCAACATTAGATGCAACAAGTGAAATCAGCCAATCTTCTGAACCCACAAGGCAATCCAATACCCTGAAGCTCAGTTCAGCACAAAAAACAAGATCTGAGAACACATTAGGTTCTGGGACCAATGGCTGGAACCAGAATCAGGTATCGCCACTGGAGGCACAACAGCTCCCCATGAAACcacatccagtaaaaaaaacttcAGGTGCTGGTTTAGGAGAAGAATTCACAATAGACATAAAAAAGAAGCCAGAGAAAGATCCTGAACTGGACTTCTTTGCGGACATGATTCCAGATATTAAATTGTCTTCTGCAGCATTGTTGGTTATACCTGAAAGGACAGCACCAGCTGAGATTGATACATCACTAAACGTGCTTGCATCAAAGTTTGCTGCTGATTTGACTGAA gcAGATGTTGCAGGATGGGGAAACGATGATGACCTAAACTGGGAAGATGAGAACAACTGGTGA